The DNA region TGCATTCTTGTATCCGGCGTTGCTGGGATTAGTCATTCGCTTCCCGGTCGTGTTTGCCGCCAACTATTTTGGTCAGGGCGTAGTCGAAAAATTCCTGGCATTAATGCCTCACTGGTTAACCCATTCCTTTGAAATCATGGGCGGCATCCTGCCAGCACTTGGTTTTGCTATCACCATTATGGTTATCGGTAAAAAGAGTTTACTGCCGTACTTTATTGCAGGTTTCTTCGCCGTTATTTACTTAAAGGTCGACATCATGGCTATGGCGATTTTCGGTACCTGCGCGGCGTTCTTAGTAAAAAACATGGCGAAGAGTGAAGGAGCATAATCATGAGCACCACAGATAACGCAATGATGGATCATGAGCTGGTTGAAAGAGCTCGTCAGACGAATGTACTGACCAAAAGAGATATCACTAAAGCCTGGTTTCTTTACTGGCTGGGGGCTGAGGTTTCTAACTCGTATGAACGTCTGCAAAGCCTGATTTTCTGCGCCTCCATGACGCCGATTATTAAAAAACTGTACCCACAAAAAGAAGAGCAGGTTGATGCCCTTAAACGCCACCTGAATTTCTTTAACAGTGAACAGACCTTTGGTGCCGTGATTCAGGGCGTTGCCATTGCAATGGAAGAACAAAAAACCCGTGGTGAAGCCATTACCGACTCTTCTATTACCGGTATTAAAACAGGTCTGATGGGACCATTAGCAGGTATTGGTGACTCAATCGTATGGGCAGCTATTATGCCATTGCTGATTGCTATCTTTATTCCTTTTGCCGCAAGCGGTAGCGCATGGGGCGGTATTATGCCGGTAGTACTGTATACCGGTATTACACTGGCAATTAGTTATGGTTTAGCACACAAAGGCTACACCCTGGGGCGTGAGTCAATAATTAGCTTACTGCAGGGGGGGAACATCAAAGAACTGATTTACGGGGCCAACGTACTGGGCCTGATAATGATGGGTGCCTTGTCTGCCAGCTACGTTAAGATCACCACACCATTGAAAATCAGTGCCCTGGAAGGCTCGGAAATTGTCGTTCAGCAGATTCTGGACTCGATTGCTCCCGGTCTGTTACCTCTGGCGGCGGTATTCTCTATTTATCTGTTCTTACTGAAGAAAGGTCCTCGCTATACCACTATTTTATTCTCGGTAGTGATACTTAGCCTGTTCTGTTCTTTGACTGGCCTGCTATAAGGAAATCTGGATGAATATCTACCAACGACTGGGGTTGAAGCGAGTGATCAATGCCAGCGGGAAGATGACGATTCTTGGTGTCTCCTCCGTTGCGGCGGAGGTGATGCAAGCCACCGCCGAAGCCGCAGCTTCGTTTGTTGAAATTGATGAACTGGTCGATCGCGTCGGCCAGTTAATATCGCAACATACCGGAGCAGAAGACAGTTATGTCACTTCATGTGCGTCAGCAGGAATCGCTATTGCCGTTGCCGCTGCGGTTACCCGTGGGGAACCCGACTTGGTTGCTCAACTTCCTGACAGTCAGGGATTGGCTAACCAAATCGTTATGCTACGTGGACACAATATCGACTATGGTGCTCCGATTACCACCGCGATTCGCCTGGGTGGCGGTAAAGTGATTGAGGTAGGGCAAAGTAATCTGTCTTATCGCTGGCAGTTAGAAAAAGCCATCAGTTCCGATACCGCCGCTTTGCTATACGTCAAATCTCATCATTGTGTACAAAAAGGGATGGTAGCGCTGAAAGACTTCGTCGAGGTTGCTCAAAACCACCATCTCCCATTGATTGTTGATGCAGCCGCAGAAGAAGATTTACGCGCCTATGTAGCTGCGGGTGCCAGCATGGTGATTTACAGTGGCGCTAAAGCACTGGATGCACCTACTTCAGGATTTATTACCGGGCAGGAGCAATGGATTCGCCACTGCAAAGCTCAACATAACGGTATTGCCCGTGCCATGAAGGTCGGCAAGGAAAATATGGTCGGACTGGTGATGGCAATGGAACGTTATCAGACTCATCAACCTGACTGGGCGCAGCAATTGCCCGAGCTTAAGCAGGTTGCACAAAAGATATCTGCTATTGCTGGCTTTCAGGCAGATATTGAACAGGATGAAGCCGGGCGTGCTATTTATCGCATTCGGGTAAAAGTCGACGCCTCCCAACTGGGGCTAAATGCTGTAGAGGTTGAAGAACTGCTGCGTACGGGAGAAGTTGCCATTTATACCCGTCACTATTTTCTTCACCAGGGAGTATTCAGTTTTGATCCACGTGGATTAAAAAATGATGATTTCGCCCTGATTGTGGCTCGTTTGCAGGAAATATCTCAATTATCCGGAGCTCAGCATGCAGCAAATTAATTTTTATCAGCAACGGGTTGCCCTTAATGTGCTGGCTAAAGATGTGGCAAATGCGGTTGATGTGTATCGGGCTGCGGAAGGTCATGCCGTAGTGGGAATTATTTCCGCACAGTTCAATACGGTTGAAGAGGGAGTTGCGGAAGTAAAACGATGGATGGAACAAGTGCCTGCTATTTCCGTTGGTTTGGGTGCCGGGTCAGCACAGCAGTTTTATAAAGCCGCGATGATTGCAGCGCAAACTGCTCCAGCTCACGTTAATCAAACCTTTACCGGCTGTGGTTTTGCTGCGGGTGCACTGGCTGCGCGTGGTGTAACCAATACTCGTATTAATGCATTAATTTCGCCTACAGGTACACCAGGGAGCGTGATTATTTCTACTGGTGTGCATAGCAGTCAGGGATTACCCGCCATTGTCAGTTGTGATACGGCAGTAAAAATGATTCAGGATCTTGGTGGTCACGCGGCGAAATTCTTCCCGATGGGAGGGATGAAGTCATTACCAGAGCTCAAAGCACTGGCTGAAAGCTGTGTACGTAACGGTATGACGATGATTGAACCTACGGGGGGCATTGACCTGAACAACTTTCGTCCAATTCTTGAAACTTGCCTTGAAGCTGGCGTTGAGCAAGTTATGCCGCATATCTACAGTTCAATTATTGATGCTGATAGTGGTAACACGCGTATACCAGATATGGTGAAGTTACTGGATATAGTGAAATCCGTCATGAAGTCGTTTTGACCGCATTGGGTAATATGTTGAATCAGCCGGTCATTAAAATTGCTGATTATCAGTAGCTTTAATGACCGGAACTGAGTTTTAGACTAATTCGTTTTCGGCTTAGGTATTCAGCCATCCACGATGATTATTTTTTAGGCTTAAACCGCAACAAACGGTTGGCATTGCCCACTACAGTAATAGACGATAACGCCATGGCTGCACCGGCCACCACCGGACTGAGTAACGCACCGGTCAATGGATAAAGCACACCCGCTGCAATCGGAATACCCAGAGAGTTGTAAATAAAGGCACCCAACAGGTTCTGCTTCATATTGCGTAATGTCGCTTTAGATAATTCCAGCGCATCGGCAACGCCGCTCAGGCTATGGCGCATCAGGGTGATAGCAGCGGTTTCAATGGCAATATCGCTGCCGCCTCCCATGGCAATACCCACATCGGCACAGGCCAGTGCCGGCGCATCATTAATGCCATCACCTACCATGGCAACTTTATGTCCTGCCTGCTGTAGCTGTTTAATGGCATCGGCTTTACCATCAGGTAATACGCCAGCGATAACTTTATCAATGCCAGCTTCTTTAGCGATGGCATTGGCAGTAACATGATTATCTCCGGTTAGCATCACCAGTTGATAACCCTGTTGATGTAAGCGCTGCAATGCCTGAATGCTGTCGTTTCTTAATGGATCGCGAATGGCGAACACGGCGACTAATATGCCGTTTGCTGCCAGCAATACCGGTGTTGCCCCTCGTTCTGCTTCAGTGCGGATAGCTTCAGTTGCGGCGCTGATATCGACTTGCTGTTCTGTCATCAACCGATCGTTACCCAGCAGTAACACAGCCTCACCAACGGACCCACTAACCCCTAAACCTCGCAGAGTGCGAAATTCACTGACCTGCGGCAAACTTATTGCTTCAGCTTTAGTGATGATCGCGTGAGCTAATGGATGGCTGGCACCTTGTTCTAAGGCTGCTGCCCATTCCAGTACCTGAGCTTCAGTTGCCTGATTAAAGGTATGAATGGCGGTAACCTGTGGTTTACCTTCGGTTAGCGTACCGGTTTTATCAAAAATCACCGTATCAACGGCACTGGCCTGTTGCAGCGCATCGGCATCACGTACCAGTACTCCTAATTCAGCGGCACGACCAACGCCGGAGATAATCGACATTGGCGTAGCCAGACCCAGCGCACAAGGGCAGGCGATAATCAGTACCGTGGTAACAATCACCAGGGTATACACCAGCTGTGGTTGCGGCCCAACCAGATACCAAATCAGTCCGCTGATTAATGCGATAGCAACCACTACCGGTACAAATACCGCGGAGATACGGTCAGCCATACGGCCGATTTCTGGCTTACTGCTCTGAGCCTGACGCACCAGCTTAATAATACGAGCCAGCGTGGTTTGGTTACCGATAGCACCTGCACGGAACAGGGCACTACCATCCTGAACCACAGTACCTGCATGAACGCGATCCTGTGCTGATTTCTGCTGTGGCATGGCTTCACCGGTCAACATAGCTTCATCCAGCCAGATCTCGCCCTGTATCACTTCGCCATCCACCGGAACCCGATCGCCAGTGGTCAGTCGAATTGACATGCCCACCTGAACTTCAGACAGCGGGATGACTTTTTCACCCTGTTCGGTAACCACTTTGGCGGTTGGTGGTGTCAGATCCAGCAATCGTTCCAGCGCTTTTGACGAGCGTTGTCTTGCCCGCTGTTCCAGCGCATGGCCTAAATTGATCAGACCGATAATCATAGCGCTGGCTTCAAAGTAGATATGCCGGGCAGCCATTGGAAAAATCTGTGGCCAGATAGCAACGCTGATGGAGTAAATCCAGGCGGCACCAGTACCCAATGCAATCAGGGTATCCATAGTGGCGCTGCGGTTCATCAGGCTACGCCAGGCATTCACATAGAAATGCCCTCCGGCAGCAATTATCACTGCCAGCGTGATCAGTCCGGTCACAATCCAGTAAGGTTGGTTATCAGCCGTCACCATCATGGTGCCACCAAAAACGCCCCACAGCATAAGTGGAACACCTAATGCCAGCGCCAGTGCGGATTGCCAACGGTATTTACGAATGCTTTTTTGTGAAGTTTCGTGCTGACGGGCGCGGCGTTGATCTTC from Limnobaculum xujianqingii includes:
- the dagF gene encoding 2-dehydro-3-deoxy-phosphogluconate aldolase, giving the protein MQQINFYQQRVALNVLAKDVANAVDVYRAAEGHAVVGIISAQFNTVEEGVAEVKRWMEQVPAISVGLGAGSAQQFYKAAMIAAQTAPAHVNQTFTGCGFAAGALAARGVTNTRINALISPTGTPGSVIISTGVHSSQGLPAIVSCDTAVKMIQDLGGHAAKFFPMGGMKSLPELKALAESCVRNGMTMIEPTGGIDLNNFRPILETCLEAGVEQVMPHIYSSIIDADSGNTRIPDMVKLLDIVKSVMKSF
- the copA gene encoding copper-exporting P-type ATPase CopA — its product is MQHTTILQLTGLSCMGCAGRVKKALDALPGVQSSDVNVTQAKVVSELSDAELIAAVEQAGYQAETAKPDVTLDLSGLSCGHCTGATTKALEAVDGVLAADVTLDKAEIYGSAEPSVLIEAVKQAGYEASLSTGTAHPKTEPLSVSEKPEPMTAAENSHPADALPTIVPDDNDDSVQLLLSGMSCASCVNKVQKALESVPGVEQARVNLAERSAMVFGQPQQAELINAVQKAGYGAEIIQDEDQRRARQHETSQKSIRKYRWQSALALALGVPLMLWGVFGGTMMVTADNQPYWIVTGLITLAVIIAAGGHFYVNAWRSLMNRSATMDTLIALGTGAAWIYSISVAIWPQIFPMAARHIYFEASAMIIGLINLGHALEQRARQRSSKALERLLDLTPPTAKVVTEQGEKVIPLSEVQVGMSIRLTTGDRVPVDGEVIQGEIWLDEAMLTGEAMPQQKSAQDRVHAGTVVQDGSALFRAGAIGNQTTLARIIKLVRQAQSSKPEIGRMADRISAVFVPVVVAIALISGLIWYLVGPQPQLVYTLVIVTTVLIIACPCALGLATPMSIISGVGRAAELGVLVRDADALQQASAVDTVIFDKTGTLTEGKPQVTAIHTFNQATEAQVLEWAAALEQGASHPLAHAIITKAEAISLPQVSEFRTLRGLGVSGSVGEAVLLLGNDRLMTEQQVDISAATEAIRTEAERGATPVLLAANGILVAVFAIRDPLRNDSIQALQRLHQQGYQLVMLTGDNHVTANAIAKEAGIDKVIAGVLPDGKADAIKQLQQAGHKVAMVGDGINDAPALACADVGIAMGGGSDIAIETAAITLMRHSLSGVADALELSKATLRNMKQNLLGAFIYNSLGIPIAAGVLYPLTGALLSPVVAGAAMALSSITVVGNANRLLRFKPKK
- the dgaE gene encoding D-glucosaminate-6-phosphate ammonia lyase, with amino-acid sequence MWMNIYQRLGLKRVINASGKMTILGVSSVAAEVMQATAEAAASFVEIDELVDRVGQLISQHTGAEDSYVTSCASAGIAIAVAAAVTRGEPDLVAQLPDSQGLANQIVMLRGHNIDYGAPITTAIRLGGGKVIEVGQSNLSYRWQLEKAISSDTAALLYVKSHHCVQKGMVALKDFVEVAQNHHLPLIVDAAAEEDLRAYVAAGASMVIYSGAKALDAPTSGFITGQEQWIRHCKAQHNGIARAMKVGKENMVGLVMAMERYQTHQPDWAQQLPELKQVAQKISAIAGFQADIEQDEAGRAIYRIRVKVDASQLGLNAVEVEELLRTGEVAIYTRHYFLHQGVFSFDPRGLKNDDFALIVARLQEISQLSGAQHAAN
- a CDS encoding PTS system mannose/fructose/sorbose family transporter subunit IID, with protein sequence MMDHELVERARQTNVLTKRDITKAWFLYWLGAEVSNSYERLQSLIFCASMTPIIKKLYPQKEEQVDALKRHLNFFNSEQTFGAVIQGVAIAMEEQKTRGEAITDSSITGIKTGLMGPLAGIGDSIVWAAIMPLLIAIFIPFAASGSAWGGIMPVVLYTGITLAISYGLAHKGYTLGRESIISLLQGGNIKELIYGANVLGLIMMGALSASYVKITTPLKISALEGSEIVVQQILDSIAPGLLPLAAVFSIYLFLLKKGPRYTTILFSVVILSLFCSLTGLL